The following are encoded in a window of Bradyrhizobium sp. WBOS07 genomic DNA:
- a CDS encoding acyltransferase: protein MHKRLAFIDTLRGIAVLAVLVQHVFEVIVEKHPTGAYYWPIHDVFGYYMNFGRFGVVLFFFVSGFVIPFSFPDSATPVRDFSISRFFRLYPAYWTSLVIGLVTMYLLDSKVYPLGQVATNVTMLQTFVNVPNLWVFYWTLAIELLFYVGCTILFAMGLLNQRFTAVAIVVGAALVGTTAALFVESRMVSSVMEVGLNLSAMFLGKIIRDTVIGGKLRWSHVAVCTLLYAIFAVTLSDRRFGGVYHENFFYSYSIGAAYVCAALVFIGFAVFGERMAWRPMAFVGVISYSVYLMSPFVIVFVHRLVWFGDGPLGWSLFLLLTLALSLAVSWMTFSFVEKPSIAYGLRFRSARRKRVVIEPALSTQGAAE, encoded by the coding sequence ATGCATAAACGGCTCGCATTCATCGACACGCTGCGCGGCATTGCCGTGTTGGCGGTCCTGGTCCAGCACGTGTTCGAGGTGATCGTCGAAAAGCATCCGACGGGCGCCTATTACTGGCCCATCCACGACGTGTTTGGCTACTACATGAACTTCGGCCGGTTCGGCGTGGTGCTGTTCTTTTTCGTCAGCGGCTTCGTCATTCCGTTCAGCTTTCCCGACAGCGCCACGCCGGTGCGGGATTTCTCGATCAGCCGCTTCTTCCGGCTCTATCCTGCCTATTGGACCTCGCTCGTCATCGGGCTGGTGACGATGTATCTGCTGGACTCCAAGGTCTATCCGCTCGGGCAGGTCGCCACGAACGTGACGATGCTGCAGACCTTCGTGAATGTCCCGAACCTCTGGGTGTTCTATTGGACCCTGGCGATCGAGCTGCTGTTCTACGTCGGATGCACCATTCTGTTCGCGATGGGACTGCTGAATCAGCGCTTCACGGCGGTGGCGATCGTGGTTGGGGCCGCGCTGGTCGGAACCACCGCTGCGCTCTTCGTCGAGAGCAGGATGGTCTCCTCGGTGATGGAGGTCGGGTTGAACCTGTCGGCGATGTTCCTGGGCAAGATCATTCGCGACACCGTCATCGGCGGGAAGCTGCGATGGAGCCACGTGGCCGTCTGCACGCTGCTGTATGCGATCTTCGCCGTCACCCTGTCCGACCGGCGGTTCGGCGGCGTGTATCACGAGAATTTCTTCTACAGCTATTCGATCGGAGCGGCCTATGTCTGCGCGGCGCTGGTCTTCATCGGATTTGCCGTGTTCGGCGAGCGAATGGCGTGGCGTCCGATGGCCTTTGTCGGCGTGATCAGCTACTCGGTCTACCTGATGTCGCCGTTCGTGATCGTCTTCGTCCACCGCCTCGTCTGGTTCGGCGACGGGCCGCTCGGATGGTCGCTGTTCCTGCTGCTGACCCTGGCGCTGTCGCTTGCCGTCAGCTGGATGACGTTCTCGTTCGTCGAGAAGCCCAGTATTGCCTATGGACTTCGGTTCCGCTCGGCGCGCCGAAAGAGGGTGGTCATCGAGCCTGCGCTCAGCACCCAAGGGGCCGCAGAGTGA
- a CDS encoding acyltransferase has product MTELVHREKAHVLPLDSIRGIAATSVVIHHLLLMPTFLAAFPHNAWINCSFFRSSWLLVDLFFVLSGIVMALSYVESEFGRFSLREFMVRRLARVYPLHIVMLMANLLFRLLRISLVMAGVIVAAPAAFEVNNAYSFGLNVLLLHSMGLIDYLSWNAPSWSISVEFYTYLVFGLVVLFAQRLRSLLLFYVLCGALAVGSLVFIIFVLDKRSLGLQTDFGILRCFVSFFLGVLTVRIVDRLPARPGPAVQGALQFAAMTASVVLVSLAETSPASTFLAPVTFAVFLGSLLAFPDALLVPRMLVAKPLVWLGKRSYSIYMVHALVVLLAEYFVRAVGAGRIAALDSVWAGLPATLNLVVSLAAVLAVSHFTYLYIESPGGKLMRNALGSRRDFAGAPARSARLTN; this is encoded by the coding sequence GTGACGGAGTTGGTTCATCGTGAGAAGGCGCATGTCCTGCCGCTCGACAGCATCCGGGGCATCGCCGCGACGTCGGTGGTGATTCACCATTTGCTGCTGATGCCGACGTTCCTCGCGGCGTTCCCGCACAATGCGTGGATCAACTGCTCGTTCTTCCGAAGCTCCTGGCTGCTGGTCGATCTCTTCTTCGTTCTCAGCGGCATCGTCATGGCGCTCAGCTACGTCGAGAGCGAGTTCGGACGCTTCTCGCTGCGCGAGTTCATGGTGCGGCGCCTGGCGAGGGTCTATCCGCTGCACATCGTCATGCTGATGGCGAATCTGTTGTTTCGCCTCCTGCGTATCAGCCTGGTCATGGCGGGCGTCATCGTGGCCGCGCCCGCGGCCTTCGAAGTGAACAATGCCTATTCCTTCGGTCTCAACGTCCTGCTGCTGCATTCGATGGGCTTGATCGACTATCTCAGCTGGAACGCGCCCAGCTGGAGCATCAGCGTCGAATTCTACACCTATCTGGTGTTCGGCCTGGTCGTCCTCTTTGCCCAGCGCCTGCGTTCTCTGTTGTTGTTCTACGTCCTCTGCGGCGCGCTGGCGGTCGGAAGCCTGGTCTTCATCATCTTCGTGCTCGACAAGAGGAGCCTCGGGCTCCAGACCGACTTCGGCATCCTGCGCTGCTTCGTCAGCTTCTTTCTGGGCGTGCTTACGGTCAGGATCGTCGATCGCCTGCCGGCCAGGCCGGGCCCCGCGGTCCAGGGCGCGCTGCAATTCGCCGCCATGACGGCCAGCGTCGTGCTGGTGTCCCTGGCGGAGACCAGTCCTGCATCGACCTTCCTCGCGCCCGTGACGTTCGCGGTGTTCCTCGGCAGCCTGCTGGCCTTTCCGGATGCGCTGCTGGTGCCGCGGATGCTGGTGGCCAAGCCGCTGGTCTGGCTCGGGAAACGTTCCTACTCGATCTATATGGTGCACGCGCTCGTGGTGCTGCTCGCCGAATATTTCGTGCGGGCCGTGGGGGCAGGGCGGATCGCCGCGCTGGATTCGGTCTGGGCAGGCCTGCCGGCGACGTTGAATCTCGTGGTCTCGCTGGCCGCGGTTCTGGCGGTGTCGCACTTCACTTATCTCTACATCGAGAGTCCCGGCGGCAAGTTGATGCGGAATGCGCTCGGAAGCCGTCGGGATTTCGCGGGGGCTCCCGCGCGCTCGGCGCGGCTGACGAACTGA
- a CDS encoding Wzz/FepE/Etk N-terminal domain-containing protein, with translation MYQPREHFQSGHRFGIEFGGAVLSFERVTDVLRRQWPVIAACTGASLALVIVYLALAQPMYTANARIMMDTRQAQVLDKDSNASSALIDTGYVDSQVEVINSDDLILSVVRRLKLTEDPEFNGSSPGLLSIVLGKVMSPFGSREPPSQERLEHAVVETVQKSLRTERVLTTYVLSLNYRSRSPDKAAKIVNAIANAYLVGALEAKYQSTKRATEWLQQRSIELSEQATASDRAVQTFKAENNIVGTSRGLMSEQQLSDLNTQLVQARASTAEAKARLDRITAISDQDVAQSTVTDALNNSVITRLRAQYLDLQAQYADWSRRYGKQHLAAVNLANKMEELRKNIADELRRIGDAYRSDYEIAKSREASLEKNVKELVAQAGDTGQAAVKLRDLESAADTYRNLYNNFLEKLQSATQNQSFPLSEARLISTATKPERKSSPRTMLALVGGLVGGLCLGFGVAFGRELLSDVLRTPAEVEDELGVKCLGVLPDIRPPTATGALLSTSAKTSSADLSRYVVDHPFSRFAETLRNIKVSIDVARLTREIKVIGIVSSLPKEGKTTVAANFAQLIALTGHRTVLIDGDLHTRSLTRELAPNAQSGLVEALSDPASLGYHVQRSKETGLDFLPSVVASRMVNSADVIGSKAMAELLKVLREHYEYIVIDLAPVMPVADSKAVSLLIDAMVYVIEWGQTTRSALQESVSGSEVLQKKLLGAVLNRANPKMLKRIEAYKGKHHNSYYVEHT, from the coding sequence ATGTACCAACCCAGAGAACATTTCCAGTCGGGACACCGATTCGGCATCGAATTCGGCGGAGCGGTCCTCAGCTTCGAGCGTGTCACGGACGTCCTGCGCCGGCAATGGCCGGTCATCGCGGCCTGCACCGGAGCTTCGCTGGCCCTGGTGATAGTCTATCTGGCGCTGGCGCAACCGATGTACACGGCGAATGCCCGGATCATGATGGACACGCGTCAGGCACAGGTGCTGGACAAGGACAGCAACGCCAGCAGCGCGCTCATCGACACCGGCTACGTCGACAGCCAGGTCGAGGTCATCAATTCGGACGACCTGATCCTCTCGGTCGTCCGTCGCCTGAAGCTGACGGAGGATCCGGAGTTCAATGGCTCCAGTCCGGGCCTGCTGTCCATCGTCCTCGGCAAGGTCATGTCGCCGTTCGGCTCCCGCGAGCCGCCATCCCAGGAGCGGCTCGAACATGCCGTGGTCGAGACGGTTCAAAAGAGCCTGAGAACCGAGCGCGTCCTGACCACGTATGTCTTGTCGTTGAATTATCGCTCGCGGAGCCCCGACAAGGCCGCCAAGATCGTCAACGCCATCGCCAATGCCTACCTCGTTGGCGCGCTGGAAGCCAAATATCAGTCCACCAAGCGGGCAACCGAATGGCTTCAGCAGCGCAGCATCGAGCTGAGCGAGCAGGCAACCGCCAGCGACCGTGCCGTGCAGACCTTCAAGGCCGAAAACAATATCGTCGGAACCAGCCGCGGCCTGATGTCCGAGCAGCAATTGTCGGACCTCAATACCCAGCTGGTTCAGGCGCGGGCGTCGACGGCCGAAGCCAAGGCCCGGCTCGACCGGATCACCGCGATTTCAGACCAGGACGTCGCACAATCGACGGTGACCGACGCTCTCAACAACTCCGTCATCACCCGCCTGCGCGCGCAATATCTGGATCTCCAGGCCCAGTACGCCGACTGGTCGAGACGCTATGGCAAGCAACATCTTGCGGCGGTCAATCTGGCCAACAAGATGGAGGAGCTGCGCAAGAACATCGCCGACGAGCTGCGTCGGATCGGGGACGCCTATCGCAGCGACTATGAGATCGCAAAGAGCCGCGAAGCCTCGCTCGAGAAAAACGTCAAGGAGCTCGTCGCCCAGGCTGGCGATACCGGCCAGGCCGCGGTCAAGCTGCGCGACCTCGAGAGCGCCGCGGACACCTACCGCAACCTCTACAACAATTTCCTCGAGAAGCTGCAAAGCGCGACGCAGAATCAGAGCTTTCCGCTCAGCGAGGCCCGCCTGATCAGTACCGCCACCAAGCCCGAACGCAAGAGCTCGCCGCGCACGATGCTGGCGCTGGTGGGAGGCCTGGTCGGCGGCCTCTGCCTCGGCTTCGGTGTCGCATTCGGGCGCGAACTGCTCAGCGACGTCTTGCGAACCCCCGCCGAGGTCGAGGACGAGCTCGGCGTCAAGTGCCTCGGGGTCCTGCCCGACATTCGTCCGCCGACGGCGACCGGCGCGTTGCTTTCGACGTCGGCCAAGACAAGTTCGGCCGATCTGTCCCGCTACGTCGTCGATCATCCGTTCTCGCGGTTTGCCGAGACGTTGCGCAACATCAAGGTGTCGATCGACGTTGCGCGACTGACCCGCGAGATCAAGGTGATCGGCATCGTGTCTTCCCTGCCTAAGGAAGGAAAAACGACTGTGGCGGCCAACTTCGCCCAGTTGATTGCCCTCACCGGACATCGCACCGTCCTGATCGACGGCGATCTGCACACGCGCTCGCTGACCCGAGAGCTTGCCCCCAACGCCCAGAGCGGACTGGTGGAGGCTCTCAGCGATCCGGCGAGCCTCGGCTACCATGTGCAGCGAAGCAAGGAGACGGGCCTGGATTTCCTGCCCTCCGTCGTCGCGTCCCGCATGGTCAATTCGGCCGACGTCATTGGATCGAAGGCGATGGCCGAGCTGCTCAAGGTGCTGAGAGAGCACTACGAGTACATCGTGATCGACCTTGCCCCGGTGATGCCGGTTGCGGACTCGAAGGCCGTCAGCCTCCTGATCGACGCCATGGTCTACGTGATCGAATGGGGGCAGACGACACGAAGCGCCCTACAGGAGTCGGTCTCCGGATCGGAAGTCCTCCAGAAGAAACTGCTCGGTGCCGTGCTCAACCGCGCCAACCCGAAGATGCTCAAGCGCATCGAGGCGTACAAGGGAAAGCACCACAACAGCTACTACGTCGAGCATACCTAG
- a CDS encoding undecaprenyl-phosphate glucose phosphotransferase, whose protein sequence is MAVATYGSENAHTLSSTRGGSLQRPFQIVVMAADFLLILLSYAAGASLYGAAVASPNDGASVGAGLFVGVVFVAVAYFRDVYATHRLLNVVWQLRKAVMIWLMSLTILAVAAFLLKSTDNLSRGTVIVFAVIGGLGLISLRFVWQAVFGTSFARSRLVDRKVILLSLKPLDFTSSRFKDLRRNGFDVMRHFVLGADRDDGHWERQIRDVIRQSRSADVDEYLLAIDWNELPMLRKLGPYLRAVPQPIRLLPDDPVADLVTRPFLPVSGTVAVEIQRPPLTILERLQKRCLDIGVAVFALVMLTPLLLTVAVLIKLDSPGNVIFRQSRRGFNGRPFEIWKFRTMTVCENGETIAQATKRDARVTKIGRFLRMTSIDELPQLWNVLRGDMSLVGPRPHALAHDNYYDELISKYVYRHHMKPGLTGWAQVNGFRGETPTIDLMEKRVEYDVWYVSNWSIWLDLKIMARTASAVMFQEAY, encoded by the coding sequence ATGGCTGTTGCAACTTATGGTTCTGAAAACGCTCACACGCTGTCGTCGACGCGCGGTGGATCTCTTCAGAGGCCATTTCAGATCGTCGTCATGGCGGCTGACTTTCTGCTGATCTTGTTGAGCTATGCCGCCGGGGCTTCGTTGTACGGCGCAGCCGTCGCGTCGCCCAATGACGGCGCTTCGGTGGGAGCAGGGTTGTTTGTCGGCGTGGTGTTCGTCGCGGTCGCCTATTTCCGGGACGTCTATGCCACCCACCGTCTGCTCAACGTCGTCTGGCAGCTTCGGAAGGCGGTGATGATCTGGCTGATGTCGCTGACGATCCTTGCCGTTGCGGCCTTCCTGCTGAAATCGACGGACAATCTGTCGCGCGGCACCGTCATCGTGTTTGCTGTGATCGGCGGGCTCGGCCTGATCAGCCTCCGCTTCGTCTGGCAGGCGGTGTTCGGCACCAGCTTTGCGCGAAGCCGGCTGGTCGACCGCAAGGTGATCCTGCTCAGCCTCAAGCCGCTCGACTTCACGTCGAGCCGCTTCAAGGACCTGCGGAGGAATGGCTTCGACGTGATGCGCCATTTCGTGCTCGGAGCCGATCGGGACGACGGCCACTGGGAGCGCCAGATCCGTGACGTGATCCGTCAGTCGCGTTCGGCCGACGTCGACGAATATCTGCTGGCGATCGACTGGAACGAATTGCCGATGCTTCGCAAGCTGGGGCCGTATTTGCGCGCGGTCCCACAGCCCATACGCCTGCTGCCGGACGACCCGGTCGCTGATCTCGTGACCCGTCCCTTCCTGCCCGTCAGTGGAACCGTCGCGGTCGAAATCCAGCGGCCGCCTCTCACCATTCTGGAGCGGCTGCAGAAGCGCTGCCTCGACATCGGCGTGGCCGTGTTCGCGCTGGTGATGCTGACCCCGTTGCTGCTGACCGTTGCCGTGCTGATCAAGCTGGACTCCCCCGGGAACGTCATATTCCGGCAGTCGCGCCGCGGCTTCAACGGCAGGCCGTTCGAGATCTGGAAGTTCCGAACCATGACCGTTTGCGAGAACGGCGAGACCATCGCCCAGGCGACCAAGCGGGATGCCCGGGTCACCAAGATCGGGCGCTTCCTGCGCATGACGAGCATCGACGAACTGCCGCAGCTCTGGAACGTGCTGCGCGGGGATATGTCATTGGTCGGGCCGCGACCGCATGCGCTGGCCCACGACAATTATTACGACGAGCTGATCAGCAAGTACGTCTACCGGCACCACATGAAGCCGGGATTGACGGGCTGGGCCCAGGTGAACGGGTTCAGAGGGGAGACGCCGACGATCGATCTGATGGAAAAGCGGGTCGAGTACGACGTCTGGTACGTCAGCAACTGGAGCATCTGGCTCGACCTGAAGATCATGGCCCGCACGGCGTCCGCGGTGATGTTCCAGGAAGCCTACTGA
- a CDS encoding metallophosphoesterase family protein → MISLARPRPPVPKPQLPEGVRIYAISDIHGCAHLLQPMLRVIDADVARSRPRYAVEVFMGDYIDRGPDTRATLDVLVERSRRGNAVFLKGNHEAFLVSVFEDPSLFEDWIAVGGAQTLMSYGLPPPDLKRDEPASIMRDLIRAMPTEHLEFLDNLRLSFSCGDFFFVHAGVRPGVPLAEQAERDLLWIREEFLRSEQQFGKYIVHGHTPVRSAEFLANRVNIDTGAYATGNLTLMSIQGSRMLAV, encoded by the coding sequence ATGATATCTCTCGCCCGACCACGTCCGCCCGTTCCCAAACCGCAATTGCCGGAGGGAGTCCGAATCTATGCGATCTCGGATATTCACGGATGCGCGCATCTGCTTCAGCCCATGTTGCGCGTGATCGACGCCGACGTCGCCCGCAGCCGGCCGCGCTATGCGGTCGAGGTCTTCATGGGCGATTACATCGATCGCGGCCCGGATACGCGCGCCACGCTCGATGTCCTGGTCGAACGGAGCCGTCGTGGAAACGCGGTCTTCCTCAAGGGAAACCACGAGGCGTTCCTGGTCAGCGTGTTTGAGGATCCTTCCCTGTTCGAGGATTGGATTGCCGTGGGCGGCGCCCAGACGTTGATGTCCTACGGGCTCCCCCCGCCGGACCTGAAGCGCGACGAGCCCGCATCGATCATGCGCGATCTGATCCGGGCAATGCCCACCGAGCATCTGGAGTTCCTCGACAATCTGCGGCTGAGCTTCAGCTGCGGGGACTTCTTCTTCGTCCACGCCGGCGTTCGCCCGGGCGTTCCATTGGCCGAGCAGGCCGAGCGCGATCTGCTCTGGATCCGCGAAGAATTCCTGCGCAGCGAGCAGCAGTTCGGCAAATATATCGTGCATGGTCACACGCCGGTCCGCAGCGCCGAATTCCTGGCGAACCGGGTCAACATCGACACCGGCGCCTATGCGACCGGCAACCTGACCCTGATGAGTATCCAGGGCAGCCGCATGCTCGCGGTGTGA
- a CDS encoding type II toxin-antitoxin system VapC family toxin: protein MILLNTNVVSEAMKPEPHPSVRDWLDAQAAETVFLSSVSIAELLFGIGALPRGKRKDRLAAALDGALELFSARILPFDTAAARRYADLAVRARAAGRGFPTPDGYIAAIAAAHGYAVATRDTSAFSAAGLTIIDPWKVVR, encoded by the coding sequence ATGATTCTCCTCAACACCAACGTGGTCTCCGAGGCAATGAAGCCCGAACCTCATCCATCGGTCCGCGACTGGCTCGACGCCCAGGCAGCAGAGACCGTGTTTCTCTCCAGCGTCAGCATCGCCGAGCTGCTATTCGGCATCGGCGCGCTGCCGCGCGGTAAGCGCAAGGACAGGCTGGCAGCAGCACTCGATGGCGCATTGGAGCTATTCTCGGCCCGCATCCTCCCGTTCGATACCGCCGCGGCACGGCGCTATGCCGATCTCGCCGTCAGGGCGCGCGCAGCCGGACGAGGATTCCCCACGCCCGACGGCTACATCGCCGCCATCGCCGCCGCCCATGGGTACGCCGTGGCAACGCGCGATACGAGTGCGTTCAGTGCTGCCGGTCTGACAATCATCGATCCCTGGAAGGTGGTCCGCTGA
- a CDS encoding plasmid stabilization protein, which translates to MAAVTIRNLSEEAHRALKVRAAQHNRSAEAEMRAILEAAVRPEGRLRLGTALSEMSRKIGLTNADVEALEHGRDARAAEPMRFE; encoded by the coding sequence ATGGCGGCCGTCACCATTCGAAACCTCTCCGAGGAGGCACACCGCGCCCTGAAAGTCCGCGCTGCGCAGCATAATCGCAGCGCCGAGGCGGAAATGCGCGCCATTCTGGAGGCCGCCGTGCGTCCCGAGGGCCGGCTTCGCCTCGGCACCGCCCTTTCGGAGATGAGCCGGAAGATCGGTCTCACCAATGCCGATGTCGAGGCACTTGAACATGGCCGCGACGCGCGTGCCGCCGAGCCGATGCGGTTTGAATGA
- a CDS encoding DUF5681 domain-containing protein gives MNRNSKGQFPKGTSGNPRGRPRKQPHPICDDQVRRDFFEADETLVPIVIGNKREMVPARVAIDKQLIFKAVSGDPRAMAQYYKRKDRFVFEYVNQQLENLRVIVESEDRLRQFPEDVTDEFKKALRLLKQSIDKHYYPL, from the coding sequence ATGAACCGCAATTCAAAGGGACAGTTTCCAAAGGGCACGTCTGGCAATCCGCGGGGACGCCCGCGGAAGCAGCCGCACCCCATCTGCGACGATCAGGTTCGCCGCGACTTCTTCGAAGCCGACGAGACATTGGTCCCAATTGTTATAGGCAATAAGCGCGAGATGGTTCCTGCGCGTGTCGCAATAGACAAGCAGCTGATCTTTAAGGCGGTGTCAGGCGATCCGCGTGCCATGGCCCAGTACTATAAGCGCAAGGATCGGTTCGTCTTCGAATACGTCAATCAGCAGCTCGAGAACCTGCGTGTCATTGTCGAGAGCGAAGACCGCTTACGCCAGTTTCCGGAAGACGTAACAGATGAATTTAAGAAGGCGCTGAGGTTGCTAAAGCAGAGCATAGATAAGCATTATTACCCCCTCTAG
- a CDS encoding type II toxin-antitoxin system VapB family antitoxin, giving the protein MSLHIKRPEARELAAELARLTGESLTVAVVIAVRERLDRVRREQGESLADRLLTIGQDCATRLKGPHGSADHGDLLYDERGLPR; this is encoded by the coding sequence ATGAGCTTACATATTAAGAGACCGGAAGCGCGCGAATTGGCGGCCGAGCTGGCGCGGCTGACCGGGGAGTCGCTCACCGTTGCGGTCGTTATTGCTGTTCGCGAGCGGCTAGATCGGGTCCGCCGCGAGCAAGGAGAAAGTCTTGCGGACCGTCTGCTGACGATCGGCCAGGACTGCGCAACGCGCTTGAAGGGGCCGCACGGCTCTGCCGATCACGGCGATCTGCTCTACGACGAGCGCGGACTGCCGCGATGA
- a CDS encoding type II toxin-antitoxin system VapC family toxin, translating to MPFDLQGTLRRLKPHKRLKRITRRPDSDLAWASGEPLIGGALMLDTSVYLDVLQARTPAAVDELLTYRVCHHSAVCLAELTHVFGRLDPAHPATGGVLQTIRGVIEDIPPHRLQAPDIAMWGEAGMLAGELARLSGAPKGAGHERKYLNDALIHLQARSIGASVLTGNVGDFDFLNQLVPSVPIVLYRQT from the coding sequence TTGCCATTTGATCTCCAGGGAACGTTGCGAAGGCTGAAGCCGCACAAGCGTTTGAAGCGGATAACGCGACGGCCAGATTCCGACCTTGCCTGGGCGTCCGGCGAACCGCTCATCGGCGGCGCGCTCATGCTCGATACCAGCGTCTATCTCGACGTCTTGCAGGCACGCACCCCGGCCGCTGTCGATGAATTGCTGACATATCGTGTGTGCCACCACTCGGCCGTCTGCCTTGCTGAACTCACGCATGTGTTCGGGCGGCTCGATCCGGCTCACCCTGCAACGGGTGGGGTTCTGCAAACGATACGGGGTGTGATTGAAGACATTCCGCCGCATCGGTTGCAAGCTCCTGACATTGCGATGTGGGGCGAAGCGGGAATGCTTGCGGGCGAGCTCGCTCGCCTCAGCGGAGCGCCGAAGGGTGCTGGTCATGAGCGGAAATACCTCAACGATGCGCTCATCCACCTTCAGGCGCGGAGCATCGGTGCCAGCGTATTGACAGGGAATGTCGGCGACTTCGACTTCCTGAACCAACTTGTTCCGAGCGTTCCAATTGTTCTGTATCGGCAGACGTAA
- a CDS encoding DNA methyltransferase produces the protein MSDFRVDHLPIAELKPNPVNARRHSRKQLHQIAASIREFGFNSIVVVDEDAMILVGHGRVEGARMAGLERVPVLRVGHLTAAQKIAFSLADNKIALNSDWDMDQLRELWRELMGVEINFDVEVTGFETAEIDLLVDGDAKRDKPDKSDLVPAMGAEPVSRLGDLWVLGEHRLLCGDACDAGSFADVMDGEQARLVFTDPPYNVPIDGHVSGLGAVKHREFKMASGEMSSLEFAGFLRVVFGNMVQVSVDGAIHFVCMDWRHMDEVLKAAGGVYSELKNLCVWNKSNGGMGSFYRSKHELVFVYKVGQGPHVNTVELGKHGRYRTNVWDYAGANSFRSGRDAELEMHPTVKPTALVIDAIKDCSRRGDIVLDPFSGSGTTIMAAQKSRRRARAIELDPLYVDVAIRRWQSYTGQPATMAITGQTFAEVEQRRTDPLQ, from the coding sequence ATGAGTGATTTCCGCGTTGACCATTTGCCCATCGCCGAGCTGAAGCCGAACCCGGTCAACGCCAGGCGGCATTCCCGCAAGCAGCTGCATCAGATAGCGGCCTCGATCCGCGAGTTCGGCTTCAACAGCATCGTGGTGGTCGATGAGGACGCCATGATCCTGGTCGGTCATGGCCGGGTCGAGGGCGCGCGGATGGCCGGACTGGAGCGGGTGCCGGTGCTGCGGGTCGGCCATTTGACGGCCGCGCAGAAGATCGCCTTCTCGCTAGCCGACAACAAGATCGCACTGAACTCGGACTGGGACATGGACCAGCTGCGCGAGCTCTGGCGCGAGTTGATGGGTGTGGAGATCAATTTCGATGTGGAGGTAACCGGCTTTGAGACCGCCGAGATCGACCTGTTGGTCGACGGTGATGCCAAGCGCGACAAGCCTGACAAGAGCGACCTCGTTCCGGCCATGGGGGCCGAGCCGGTGTCGCGGCTCGGTGATCTCTGGGTGCTGGGGGAGCATCGCCTGCTCTGTGGGGATGCTTGCGATGCCGGCTCTTTCGCCGATGTGATGGATGGCGAACAGGCGCGCCTGGTGTTCACCGACCCTCCTTACAATGTGCCCATCGATGGACATGTCAGCGGGCTCGGCGCGGTCAAGCACCGCGAGTTCAAAATGGCCTCCGGCGAGATGAGTTCACTGGAGTTCGCGGGCTTCTTAAGGGTGGTGTTCGGCAATATGGTACAGGTGAGCGTGGATGGCGCGATCCACTTTGTGTGCATGGATTGGCGGCACATGGACGAGGTGCTGAAGGCGGCGGGCGGGGTCTATTCCGAGCTGAAGAATCTGTGCGTCTGGAACAAGAGCAACGGCGGTATGGGCTCGTTCTATCGTTCCAAGCATGAGCTGGTCTTCGTCTACAAGGTGGGGCAGGGGCCGCACGTGAACACGGTCGAGCTCGGGAAGCACGGCCGCTATCGCACCAACGTCTGGGACTATGCCGGCGCCAACAGCTTTCGGTCGGGACGCGACGCCGAGCTTGAGATGCACCCGACGGTCAAGCCCACCGCGCTTGTGATCGACGCCATCAAGGACTGCTCGCGTCGCGGCGACATCGTGCTCGACCCGTTCTCCGGATCCGGCACGACCATCATGGCCGCGCAGAAGTCCCGGAGGCGCGCGCGTGCCATCGAATTGGATCCGCTCTATGTCGACGTCGCCATTCGCCGCTGGCAGTCCTACACCGGACAGCCCGCAACCATGGCAATCACGGGCCAGACCTTTGCCGAGGTCGAGCAGCGCCGTACCGACCCTTTGCAGTAG